The following coding sequences are from one Lolium rigidum isolate FL_2022 chromosome 6, APGP_CSIRO_Lrig_0.1, whole genome shotgun sequence window:
- the LOC124661623 gene encoding vacuolar-processing enzyme gamma-isozyme-like, whose product MATASFRLLPLALLLSALVLAVAHARAPLLDQTIRLPSQRAAGHEEDDSVGTRWAVLIAGSNGYYNYRHQADICHAYQIMKKGGLKDENIIVFMYDDIANHRENPRPGVIINHPQGGDVYAGVPKDYTGKEVNVKNFLAVLLGNKTAVTGGSGKVVDSGPNDHIFVFYSDHGGPGVLGMPTYPYLYGDDLVDVLKKKHAAGTYKSLVFYLEACESGSIFEGLLPNDIGIYATTASNAEESSWGTYCPGEYPSPPPEYDTCLGDLYSIAWMEDSDVHNLRTESLKQQYDLVKKRAAAPEDSYGYGSHVMQYGSLDLNAEHLFLYIGSNPANDNTSFVEDNSLPSLSRAVNQRDADLVYFWQKYRKLAESAPEKNDARKELLEMMGHRSHIDNSVELIGNLLFGSSDGPMVLKTVRAAGEPLVDDWSCLKSTVRAFESQCGSLAQYGMKHMRSFANICNAGILPEVMTKVTAQACTSIPTNRWSATHMGFSA is encoded by the exons atggcgacggcgtccttccgcctcctcccgctcgCGCTGCTGCTCTCCGCGCTCGTCCTGGCCGTCGCGCACGCGCGGGCCCCGCTGCTGGACCAGACCATCCGCCTGCCGTCGCAGCGCGCGGCGGGGCACGAGGAGGACGACTCCGTCGGCACGAGGTGGGCCGTCCTCATCGCCGGCTCCAACGGCTACTACAACTACCGCCACCAG GCGGATATCTGCCACGCCTACCAGATCATGAAGAAGGGCGGTCTCAAGGACGAGAACATCATTGTCTTCATGTATGACGATATTGCCAACCATCGGGAGAATCCCAGGCCGGGTGTCATCATCAACCACCCACAAGGTGGAGATGTATATGCTGGGGTCCCAAAG GACTACACTGGGAAAGAGGTTAATGTCAAGAATTTCCTTGCTGTCCTGCTCGGTAACAAAACTGCTGTGACTGGTGGGAGCGGCAAAGTCGTCGACAGTGGCCCCAATGATCACATTTTCGTTTTTTACAGTGACCATGGGGGTCCTGGGGTTCTTG GGATGCCTACCTATCCATACCTTTACGGTGATGATCTCGTAGATGTCCTGAAGAAGAAGCACGCTGCTGGAACTTACAAAAGCCTG gtgtttTACCTTGAAGCTTGTGAATCCGGGAGCATCTTTGAGGGGCTTCTGCCTAATGACATTGGCATCTATGCAACCACTGCGTCAAACGCAGAGGAGAGCAGTTGGGGGACGTACTGCCCCGGCGAGTACCCGAGCCCTCCTCCGGAATATGACACCTGCTTGGGCGACTTGTACAGCATTGCTTGGATGGAAGACAG CGATGTCCACAACCTAAGAACTGAATCTCTCAAGCAGCAGTATGATTTG GTCAAGAAAAGAGCGGCGGCGCCAGAGGACTCATACGGCTATGGTTCCCATGTGATGCAATATGGTTCTTTGGACCTGAATGCTGAACATCTGTTCTTGTACATCGGGTCAAATCCTGCTAACGACAATACTTCGTTTGTTGAAGATAACTCACTTCCATCGCTCTCAAGAGCTGTTAATCAGAGGGATGCTGATCTTGTTTACTTCTGGCAGAAG TACCGGAAATTGGCCGAGAGCGCCCCTGAGAAAAATGATGCCCGGAAGGAATTGCTTGAAATGATGGGTCATAGATCTCACATAGACAACAGTGTCGAGCTGATTGGAAACCTTCTGTTTGGTTCTTCAGATGGTCCAATGGTTCTAAAGACTGTTCGTGCAGCTGGTGAGCCTCTTGTTGATGACTGGAGTTGTCTGAAGTCTACG GTGCGTGCTTTCGAATCACAGTGTGGCTCGTTGGCACAGTATGGAATGAAGCACATGCGTTCCTTTGCAAACATCTGCAATGCCGGCATCCTCCCTGAAGTGATGACAAAGGTCACTGCTCAGGCTTGCACGAGCATCCCAACCAACCGCTGGAGTGCCACACACATGGGTTTTAGTGCTTAA